DNA from Eucalyptus grandis isolate ANBG69807.140 chromosome 5, ASM1654582v1, whole genome shotgun sequence:
GGCTGACGGCGCACGGgtgcgggcggcggtgcggcggcggggcgAGCGGCGGCGGTTCTCGGCGAGCCGCGATCTCCGAGCTCTGTTCGCAcgcaagaaaagaaggagaagaaaagtgagttcatcgtgagggggaagaaagaagagagagagagagagaagagagaagataagcttggactagtcaaagggaagagagagaaaaggtgggcGGTGGGGAGTCGCacgaaggggaagggaaaaagggggaaaggagagagaagatagagaaaaaggagagagaaaaaaagaaataaataatatcattattccacttttccttttctctttccctttccctttctattttcttttggtcttcgatttttcctccgataatttctttcttgaaatttggactcggcaataaattgatagCGATGAGACGgtctaaaaatgaattgtgacacgtccgaatattcgattcccaaaaccgacttaaatttcatgattaaaatcgaccaggacgcgattttagtccaatccaaccactaggtagcttttagggattttaccggtTATATCCCCTTAACGGCCTCACCAAATaggttagctaactcgtgagtgatcggctcgagaaaaaggaccataggcacgccgacgatatgcacatttcactttatcgaaatggggtcgaatttcaggatgtcacaactcttcctcttataaaaatttaggtcctcgaaatttaaaccctaCACACTTTGCTCAAAAGGCGGGGTAtaattgtctcatcgactcttcgatctcccaagtcgctccttcAATAATGTGGTGTTCTTGACCACTTTGACCAAATGAATGGTCTTTGCACGCTTGaaacttgctctttgcgatcgacaatcAGCGGAGCTTTtcacgtatgacacacggtcatccacgtccaattcctcgaaattgagcacgtgggtcgggtcgagCTCGCACTTCCTTaacctcgacacgtgaaagacgtcatgcacttgcgccaatcttggcgcaacgcaagacgatacgccaggtttccgattctttcaaaatctcaaacggacctcgtacctcggactcggtttacctttcttaccaaagcgcaaagttcccctcattggtgacactttcaaaaacgtgatcaccaacttcgaattccaaagaccttcgacgcttatctcgCATAACTTTTCGCCCGCTCTGCGCCGTCTTTAATGTCGTCTCTCGATCACTTTGCCATGGCATCTACCGATTCGCCGAATCAACTCGGGCTGATATCTTTctttctccgacttcatcccaacacactttGGAGCCCCGTATGCTCGCCATACAACGcagcttcaaatggagccatcttgatgctctgccGATAACCGTTGTTGCGGGCGAATTCCACCGGGATGAAACTAATCCTCcaaacttcctttgaagtctattacacatgCTCGGCATATCTTCAAGAGTCTCGGTGCCCTTTCGGATCGCCATCCGTCCGAGGATGATATTTTTATCTTGCATcaagctttgtacctaaagcactcgcaagctcttccaaaacaAAGCAtaaatctcgggtctctatcggatgttatcgtaaccgcactccatgcatacgaaccacccGACGCACATACAGTGCGCGTGTCTATCCGGACTCATGTCCTTTCGAaccgcaatgaagtgagccgactttgtcaccgtcgactactacccaaatcgaatcattccccctcgactccttggtagtccagtccacgaagtccatcgtgatatgctcccatttccactcgggaTCGCGAGAGGTTACGGGAGTCCTCCGCCTTGCAATGCGGGCTTTGCCTTGccgacaagtcaaacacttagccacatgcttggcgatgtcgcCTTCATACCGACCACCCGTAATGTTGACGCAGTTCGATACATTTTAGTGCTTCGGGATGAACGCGCCGAGTCGCTACGATGTGCTTcgagataaaatttcttctctaagctcaacatcgtcaggtacaaccaaacgtccttgGAACCTTAAAGTCCCATCATCAGCAACTTGAAAttcagcctttcttttatcgatatcctcttgaagaattctctgtacATCTGGATCTGTCGGTTGGAGTTCTTTAATTCGACTGACATCAGGTTCAATTccgagggtggccataaaacttgaaaaggtggcctacctcaaatttgaattccgaaCCCGAGCTCTCGATCAAGTTCCACTCTTTAACCAAGATTTGCGCTATGAAGACTtcgactcaatgcatcggcgaccttattcgcctttccgggtgatatagaatatcatagtcataatccttcaacaattccatccatcgacgCTGTCTCATGCTCAACTCTTtcgagagaacaaatacttgagactcgatggtccgtgaagatccaAACTTTTCCACACAAGTaagtgcctccaaatcttcaatgcaaatatgatggctgcgagttctaagtcatgcgtcgggtaattcaattcatgaggtctcaaccgCTTAGGAAACGTATGCAACAACTCGCCATGTTGCacgcacgcaacccaatccccgaatgacgcatcactatagatctcgaatcctccagggGACGAGATGGATTCGTCAAAGACAAGTGCGGTAGTAAGCTTTTCCTTCAattcttgaaaactacactcgcacttgtctgtccatatgaacttttcatttttcttcgtgAGCTTTGTCAGAGGCGACGCTATCGACGAGAACCCTTtcacaaaccgtctgtaataactCCGCTAAACCCGAAAACTTGATCTCATCACCGATGTCGTCTCgccaattgatcacggcttcatcttgctcgggtcgacggagattcTTTCCTCGAAATCGCATGACCTAAGAatgcaacacgagtcaaccaaaactcgcatttgctaaacttaacATACAGctgatgagttcttaaggtctgaagcactaatctcagatgattctcatgctcttcgtTACTTCTCGAATAAActaagatatcatcaatgaacacaatCCAAACCGatccagatattccttgaacattcgattgtcaaatccatgacaaagAATCGGAGTGTTCATCAAGCCAAACGATCTTACAAGTACTCtcgtaaagaccatatcaagtacgaacaTCCGTCTTTCGTACAACCTCCTTCCCGGTTTAAATCGAcgacttcataatctcaagtcaacctttaaaacatcgatacCCTTTGtaactagtcacaccattcattgatctttggcaaagaacacttgtccttgatcttcacttaattgagttgacgatggTCGATGCACACTCGccacaaaccatctttcttcttctcacaaacaaaCCGATGTTTCCCAAAGTGATGCACCgatatgcatgaattcctcattcatcaatcttcacatctgcatcttcaattctaccaatTCAGACAACAACAGCTGGTAAGAAGCCTTCAAAAGTGGCTCTATCCTGGTGctatctcaattgcaatttcaatatCTCTTTCTGGCGGCAacccaagcaattcctttggaaccGTCTTAGAAATTTTACGTATCACAAGTCACCTTCTTCCGATTCTATTTCTGTTGACACATCCACTACGGTGTCAAACCAATCTTGGCAACttccgtctaacaaacggattgtctttagccaacgagattaatgaaatcgaagattcttttcgactctTAATAATCTTGCTATTTTCGCAAACTAATAGACTAAACTGGATTATTCCATGACCATGATTCCTTATCACAATATGCTTTATCAACTCATTATTCATGTGGCGTCAAACTCACacctcagcaactagtcaagcacaactattgctaATGATTTCTCCTCTGtcacttttacttcaacaatttaagttctatcAACTCAAAGACAAAAACTCGCTTACATTACTCGATAAAATCACCTCCAATACATTCTTTCTCTAATCGGTGCAAGATCAattctactcccattcctttcgccatcctagtgacGTTCTGGCCGCAGTAGCGATGCCTATGCTACCTTAGACTTCCACTGACAATCCTTCGCCTGATGGCCATGCCGGTCATCATCACAACAGGTTCTAGTCATACTCGGACACTTTGGATTTATCCATACTTCCTTCTACAATTTCGACACCTATCGGTGCATCTTTTATCTTCTATTAGGCGAAAGCATGCACTCTTTCGGTTGCCCCATCATTCTCGCTAGGATCACTCCCGACCGGATATCCCCGTTGGCTATACTCCAAACAATTTCGCATCTTAGGAAGGATGTAAGACCGATCTCCTTCATCACGTAGAAAACAACTCCCGATCTATTCAGTCAAAGCCGACTTGATTACCCCACTCTTCCTCGTGAGTGGAATAGAATACCTTTCTTTCAACTTCGGTCTTTTCCCTGACCGGTTTCCATTTCTGCCTGAATTGGATCTATACCTCGGTTCGAATGCAATGACTCGCTCCCGGATCACATCTCCACTCTGGATCTCGGGAGAAGCAACAAGCTGCCGATAGCGATAGCGATAACAACAACAACGGCTTGATCCGAGCCTTTGGCTCATCCggcttccaaggaacactagcaccgaacgatcctatcgaacttaggatcattcggccgctacactagtaccaacttGCGGTGGTACTTTTACACTCGGGCGCGAGTCAACACTCGCCCACAGCCACCTCAGTGTACCGACCTTTGTCAGTGCATTATCCCGAGTCAcagaggacattgtcctcttactaGGGAGTTCTCGGCTCCGCTCGCTCATGGTTCGGTCTTTACACCGAAACCcgtcttccaaatccacaccggattagaagatgagcgatccacacacaacaaacaattctagcatTCGGCTAGCACAGACATGCAttggcatgaatttaaaggccatcctactaactatcccatggtcaacgctccttatcactccaatcttcaacctcgctctgataccacttaaaggggatgtcacgccccgatcctcgaggcacgcacacatccgtCTCACtttgtcgattttataatgcgatatccagGACAAATGTATGgccctttcatttttaagcacatgcggaagcggttaaaatcccagacaataaaacgatgggatagaaaagcggggccatattttcatattgaaatttataaccaaacttttatacaaaaacacaaaccacttcaaaaccattcacatcaaaatgaagatctcaaaagaagataaactCTCAACCATcagggccgtactcaaggccctctcggattgccttcttcctccaaaatctttctccttaagATTCCCCTCCGAGtcctccttctcggattcctccttctCGGCTCTTCGGCGAggtcccgaaatggttttccccaaactgggatgagactacgtctcggcgagttctaccccactaagcccgattagtaaactattatactacgagccgcctaaacacgcacgggcggaggacttaccttggcctcatatcTCACCGCAAGTGGACAATTCACAATAAATGCCCATTTGCTTCAAACAAATcgaactagtcgattacatgtcatacaaTTCAATCCCCAccgaggagtatctaaaagcgaggccacgtgcattctctaggacgacattccaagtctccagtcacgtgcctcgaaccgggcccacgtgcattctctaaggcgacctcttcgccaaggtggtacatcaagccaccgagccacgtgtccttttacgATGCcagggcccacgtgcattctctaaggtactcgctaccaaagtgacgcatcgatcaccgagccacgtgccctttcgGATGCCATTCGACACtttggacccacgtgcattctctaaggtactcgctaccaaagtgacgcatcgatcaccgagccacgtgtccttttagatgcctgggctcacgtgcattctctaaggtactcgccacaaagtgacgcatcgatcaccgagccacgtgcccttttagatgccaaactcgtcaccgagccacgtgcattctccagacgACATACAGGagtccgagccacgtgcattctctcgggcgacctcttcgccaaggtgacatattcaaccaccgaactcacgtgcattttccgGGTGATATTCCATTCAGGGCCCGAGTGTCCTCTTTCAAGAGATTACCAATCtactttcaataccgacaaccaatggccaacgatttctcaatcaaataattaaatcaactcaacaaagcattataaatgctgaataacatacttggccaatcaccaatcaataattcaatctcaatcgattccaatcaaattagggtaaatccctgTGAAAAccatcacaatttattcaatttcatacaacgtagagctcgaataaataaatgaactggcgccacgacgatcaacacgagatttcggtcgtgggccatcaaaatcttaatttagaaaaataattaattaataaatattaaaaattcaatttagtacaaaataaagcccgattaaataaacggacttcaccacggtcatcagcataattttccggttcaGCCAttcagttgaatttccggaaaataaataattatttaatttaattgaaaattaatatttaaatacaaaaaaatccacttaggcccgaaaagcctaatggagcccactaagggtcgggaaaaatcccgaggcacttccaataattagtagaccacgtctacttgttaattgcacaatcaaattatctaaatcacatcacaattgactaataattgctaatttatttaaatctaacaacctaaacataattaattaaatctaaaccaaccttaagcataattagccaactaatccaagattagtgagattactcaccaaatcgcgcgcaaatcggatcaatccgacggcggcgacgcgaggaacgattcttcccaaagcaccgctcgggttcggggctgggaaacggcccaaacgggcccgaaccagctgaaacccatttcgtgggtttctgcccttggctggtcggagcagatccggcggccaaaacggcgagggaaggccggcggaaggcgagggggtcgcgggggaggtccggcggggcttggcggtggccggaggtggccggacggtggcTAGTCGGTGCGGAACAGCAACTGGGTTGGCTGGATCGCGCGGAGGGAGGAGCGGCAGCGAGCGACGGACGGCGGGACGGCGACGGGCGCACGGgtgcgggcggcggtgcggcggcgggacgagcgGCGAGCGGTTCTCGGCGAGCTGCGATCTCCGAGCTCCTGGTTCGCacgcgaagaaaagaaggagaagaaaagctgGTTCTGTcgtgagggggaagaaagaagagagaggagagagagaagagagaagataagcttggactagtcaaagggaagagagagaaaaggtgggcGGTGGGGGAGTCGCacgaaggggaagggaaaagggggaaaggagagagaagatagagagaaaaagggagagagagaaaaagaaataaataatatcattattccacttttccttttctctttccctttccctttctattttcttttggtcttcgatttttcctccgataatttcttttgaaatttcggATTTAGcgataaattgatagacgatgagacggtcctaaaaatgaattgtgacacgtccgaatattcgattcccaaaaccgacttaaatttcatgattaaaatcgaccaggacgcgattttagtccaatccaaccaattaggtagcttttagggattttacgcggttatatcccttaacggcctcacccaataggttagctaactcgtgagtgatcgccAGAgagaaaaggaccataggcacgccgacgatatgcacatttcactttatcgaaatgggGTCGAATTTCGAGGATGTCGCGAgtcattttgtaataaaatagAGAAGCGGTTTCTAAAACAGAGGAACACCACCTCCTTTTTGTATACTAGACTACTAGTAAATATGACAAGCATATACACATACAAATGAAGTAGAAACAAGAAGGTCTATATAAATAAATGCTCACCTCAAGCCGATTTGGCAATTTGCTCATATGAAGTCCCACTAATTTCTTAGGACCCGAGGAAAATTCTGAAATCTGGCGAGCACATCCGGGCCATTCAAACCATCTAAGCGCATTAGGAAGGTATATAGGATCTTGGAAAGGATCATGCACATTGCGCAAGATGAGCAATCTCAACCTTCTCATTTTTGTAAAAGCATCAGGATGGATGCACATCTCTGTTGGCTTAGATTGTTCCAACACTATGGCTTTTACAGCACAAtctccctatttatacaagactATTTTAGATTATGCATTTTCAGTAATCAAAGTCAAAGATAaggagttctattttgattgTATCTACAAGTCTTACCATGTCACATGATAGAACACCAAGAACATCTTCATACAGCCATAGTCTACTGCGTTTCCCTGGATCATCGCGGCATTCTTGGTTCACAATATCCGTACccatcaattgaatcaaatcaTGCACTTGTAGGATGTTATGCTCAATGCTTATCAAGGACATCTCAATGAGAATTTCTAATCCTATTGCTACCTCAAAATCGCAACTATCGAGAACTTTCTTTGTATACTCACTATCCCATCCTttaaagaagcaagcaatgtGGAGAAAaacctctctctcattttcctctAGTCCATCATAACTTATTTTGAGCACATCATTAATGGTTTTGTCAGGAATTCTAGAAAGCTTATTTAGCATACTTTCCCATGCATGCTCTGTTCTACCACGTAAGAAAGAGCCCAACACctcaagtgctaaaggaaggTCTTTAGCATGATGTAGAACACTATCCATTAGATCTGtcctgatttttaatttttgttgtgtCAAAAAAGAATGCTTTCTAAGTAGCTCACAAGCTGCACCATCATCTAGTTCTTTAACTTCATACACATGATCTAGATCTATCCCGTGACTAGTTAGCAAATGTTTATTTCTTGTAGTAACAATGATCCTACTCCCATTACCAAACCACTTTTGTTCTCCTGCTAAAGCATATAACTGGCGTAGGTCATCCACATCATCTAATATAAGGAGAACTTTTTTGTGACGAAGTCTATCTTGTACTAGATTAATACCTCTATCGACACTTGACACTACTAATCCTTCTTTCAGTGATAATATCTCGGAtagtaatttttcttgcaaagtaACCAAATCCTTGCAATCTTTTGAAGCTTCTCGAACATTCGCCAAAAAACATGAATTCCCAAATTGTCTGAAAATATCATTATAAACGGCTTTAAATAAAGTCGTCTTTCCTATGCCTCCCTTGCCCCATAATCCCACCATGAGAACATCATCATTAGACTGAAGGTTCAACATCGATTTTAGCTTAACCACTCGAGAAGCTAACCCAACAAGATGCTTGGCAACATGTAAAGGTTTTTGGTCCAGGTGAGTGGAGATTTCCGTCACAATTCTTTGTATAAGCTCCGACTCATCTCTaacaaagagggaaaaagaagttGAGGCGTCATTTTTAGCAATTTGAATAAGCAAATAATGAGCAATTGGTAGCCAGCAATGACAAAGCAGTTCATCACTTTTTCAGATAACCACAGCCGAAACAAATGTGTTCCTACCGAGACATATTACAACTCTAAGAGTTCCATACCAATCCAAACAAGGTCAGGTTCCACTTTTAGTCATTCACGTGATTCATGTCCTTTGGATCTATACATGACATttacttatttttccttttgaaccGTTATATGTGATTTAGttatacacttttttttttgtccgaaAGTTCCACACTTATTTAAAAAAGAGCTATTTAGGACTTTGAGGTGGTTAAGATTTCGATTAAAAAACTATCAAAATACCCCAAAGCACTATGTCATTGCCTTACATGGCCTGGACACACTAATTATCATGTATCAACCATTGgctaaatttcattttccttccaaagCAATGGGGTAAGTGTAATAACACATACTTAACATTTTGTCCAATGATCGACCAAgttttaacattttattttgttcaaataAGTCAGTAAAAATTCCAGGCCATGAAGTCCTactgtgaattttttattacgGGAGTAAGCCACGTCTATTCTATGGCTAGCCACATGTGATTTTTTGAACTCAAAATGCCACCGGTAATGAGTTTAGCACTCAGTCGACCAAAATCGGGAATCTGTATATCTCAATTTACCAAAATGAAACGTGAAGACCTCAATAGCCCACAGATAAAATGTCGAGAACATTTATTACACTCCAAGGAGAGCAAAAAGGATCCAGACGAAATAGTTATAGATCTTACGCCAATGAATTAGGACTGAACAAAAGCCAAAGGCAGAATACCATCGTTGGATGCCCGAAgatagctttttttttcccccagtGCCGGTTAATTTTAATGAACATTGATTAGTGTCCAAAAACAATAGTGAAAAATAGATCTGTgactttttctttcacataactTGTTAAAACTTACTGACAGTTTTATGAAATCACtaactttttttataaatttgcaaattattcCAATTTCGTACTAACTTACCAAATTTGATTTGCGTAACTTACTGCCTTGAATTTACtaaattttatatgaaattaccatCATAAAACTTACCATCTttgatcatattaaataattacctACTAGTTGTGGGTTGCCAACTTTCACTTAAACtttgaccagaaaaaaaatctcacttaaGCTACTTACTAATATTCActtgttcttttaatttgccAACTTTTCTATTGGGTTACAAGATCTTACTGGAGTTACTAACTCATTTTAGAAATTGTCAACTTAATTAGAGCAACTTACCAGTTTTTCTTCGATTAAGTTACCAACTAATTTTAGATTAGCAATTCTCATTTAAGTTACTTACCAagcttaattttcttttaaagatttttttatcttttaccaaagtttatttatctttcttagCTATGCTTAGACTCACCAATTCTTTtacaaaattactaaatttaacTTAAGCAacttaaaaattttcaagaatgaTAAGATGAAGCTTCTATACATATACTTACAATAATGTGtgcatcaatttatttattgaaaacaatctttatacttacttgtaaaaaaaaaaaattagtttcttaCATAGAATATTGACTCCACTCTACTTACCCATCATTCAAATGCCACCCTGATAAGTTACCGGCATCGAAAAGAgctttcttccatctcttcactttctttgaaTCCTTCTCAGATTTGGACTCGTGCTTAGCCAAAGCTCTCCGATAACTCTCTCTGCCCCCTCTCACTTCTTTTGGGTCCACTTTATAAAACACCGGTAGAACGGTAAGGCCCTTttgctccttgcactccataATCTTTGACAACTCTTTCAAGCACCATGTTGAGGAAGTGTAGTCATCCGAAAAAACGATGACTGCAATGCATGATTCTTCGATGGCCTTCATAAGCATCAATATTTGGTCTCCCTTTTTCAATTCCTCGCTATCCCGGAAAGTGTATATTCCATTCCGGTGTAAAGCTTGATAGAGATGACTAACGAAGTTGTTACGCAGGTCTGtacctctgaaactcaagaagacATCATAAATCGTTTTAGATTTTGATGAAGAAGCCATTTGATGGTGGAGTTTAGCAATCAA
Protein-coding regions in this window:
- the LOC104446707 gene encoding disease resistance protein RUN1, with product MASSSKSKTIYDVFLSFRGTDLRNNFVSHLYQALHRNGIYTFRDSEELKKGDQILMLMKAIEESCIAVIVFSDDYTSSTWCLKELSKIMECKEQKGLTVLPVFYKVDPKEVRGGRESYRRALAKHESKSEKDSKKVKRWKKALFDAGNLSGWHLNDGDESELIQRIVTEISTHLDQKPLHVAKHLVGLASRVVKLKSMLNLQSNDDVLMVGLWGKGGIGKTTLFKAVYNDIFRQFGNSCFLANVREASKDCKDLVTLQEKLLSEILSLKEGLVVSSVDRGINLVQDRLRHKKVLLILDDVDDLRQLYALAGEQKWFGNGSRIIVTTRNKHLLTSHGIDLDHVYEVKELDDGAACELLRKHSFLTQQKLKIRTDLMDSVLHHAKDLPLALEVLGSFLRGRTEHAWESMLNKLSRIPDKTINDVLKISYDGLEENEREVFLHIACFFKGWDSEYTKKVLDSCDFEVAIGLEILIEMSLISIEHNILQVHDLIQLMGTDIVNQECRDDPGKRSRLWLYEDVLGVLSCDMGDCAVKAIVLEQSKPTEMCIHPDAFTKMRRLRLLILRNVHDPFQDPIYLPNALRWFEWPGCARQISEFSSGPKKLVGLHMSKLPNRLEVSIYLYRPSCFYFICMCICLSYLLVV